The region GCGGTCAAGGTTCCCCAGCCGTTTGACTTCCACATCAAGAGGTTTGGTATTTTAATACAGGATATGCAAAATGAAGAAAATTGAAGTAATAGTGAGGCCCTTTAAGGTCGATGATGTAAAGGATGCCATTGCCGCACTCGGACTCAAGGGTATGACCGTTACCGACGTGAAAGGTTTCGGACGTCAGGGCGGTCATAAAGAAGTTTATCGCGGTGCCGAATATCAGGTTGATTTCATTGCTAAAACCAAGGTCGAGATCGTAGTTGATGCTGAGCGGGTTCCCGAGGTGATCGAAGCGGTCAGTGAAGCTGCAAAGACCGGTAAGGTCGGTGACGGCAAGATCTTCGTCATCCCGGTTGAAGAAGTTGTGCGCATCCGTACAGGTGAGACCGGTCCGGAAGCCATCTAAATGAACGCAGAAACTATTCCCGGATTATCAGCGGAACTATCCGTAGACCGCCTGTTGGCGGGACGTGAAATACTCCTCGCGGCATGCTCAAAAAGCATGCCGCGAGATTATCCACAGCAATTGTGCGGTCTTGTGGATGATTATTTCCGGGCGAGGATAGAGGAAGCTGTTTCCGAGGGAATTCTTTTTTCCCATGATGATCTTTCCATTGTGGCTGTGGGCGGTTACGGGCGTGGACAGCTGGCTCCTTTTTCGGACATTGACGTCTTGATCCTTACGGATCTAACGGCTCAGGAAGATCTCGAGGATTTGGCATCCTTTCTTTTTCATCCCCTTTGGGATCTAAAATTTGATGTGGGCCACGGTGTACGAACCGTAGAGCAGAACCTTGATCTGGCAAAGTCTGATTTCAAGGTACTTGCTTCGCTCCTTGATTTGCGTTTTATCGCCGGCCGCGAAGAGCCGTTCCGTAGACTGGTTAATGAATTCCGGTCCGGGGTGCTGCCTGTTGTCGGCGAGAGTTTCTGCAGTATCCTTTGGGAGAACCGTTCAAAGACCGGAAAGGGCATGGATTCCGTGGTCCTTGAACCGGATCTTAAAAATGGATGGGGCACCCTGCGGGATGTGCAGTTCATCCGTTGGTGCGCAGACATTAAAGGGGATTACTCCCCGTTGAATCAGACCGACCTTGTTGATCTCTGCAAGGATGAAGCCCTGCTTATGCAGGCCCGCAGCGCAGTACACCTCTTGCGAAAACGCAAACAGGATAAGTTGATTCTCGATATTTTACCTGAAGCAGCCTCTCTTTGCGGAGTCAAAGGCTATGATCCGGCAAAGCGCGGTAATCAGCTGCTTACCTCCATACACAAGGCTATGATCAGGGTTCGCTCCATGGGAGATGCCCTTTACCGTGAATCCTTTGATGCAGACTCGCGTTCATTTATAGATCATCAGGGAATCGCCGGGCTTAAGGCCGGACTTGAAGTTTTCGGCATAAAGTCTCGAACCGGAGCTCCGTTGACCCGCGAGGCCCGTCGTGCCGTATCAACCATAAGTTCGTCCGAGGGGATTAATCTGACCCGGGCTTTGAAGATGGTTATTGATATATTCAAGGGAGAGTCCGGTTGGCGGGCTTCCGTTGAAATGCTCGACAGCGGGGTTTTTAAATCTTTCCTGCCTGAATTTTCCAAGGTTGCCGAGCTGGTGCCTTATGACGGTTACCATCAGTATCCTCCGGGACGTCATTCCCTGCTGACCGTGCATAAGTGCTGCGATATTTTTCGCGATGAATTCTCCGCAGGTGGTAAATGCATCTCCGCCGCTGATTTCGATGCCTTGATCCTCGGGGCGTTTTTGCATGACATTGGCAAAGGGAAACGCAATCATAGTGAACGCGGCGCTGAAATAACCGCAGACATCCTTGCTCGGACTGACTTTCCGGATCTGTTTAAGGAAGATGTTATTTTTCTGGTGCGGGAGCACCTGCTTCTGGTCCGTTCTTCACGGTCCATCGACCTCAGCTCTGCCGAGGCTTTGCAGAAGATTGCCGAGCGGATAGGCTCGCTTCGTAAACTGCGAATGCTTTTTATACTTTCCATGGCTGATTCCATGGCTACCGGGCCGCGGGTCTGGAATTCCTGGAGTGAATCCCTGCTGCGAGAGATTTATTCCGGGCTGGAGCTGGAACTCTCCGATGATCCGTTTATTGATGTAGCACCTGCGGCGCAATTGTCGGAAAGTATTCGCCGCGTTCGGGAGTGCGCGCAGGGTGAAATGGATTCCAGTGTTGCGGAGTCGTTGATTGACTGTATGCCCGAGCGATACCTTGCGGTGGAAGATCCAGATGAAATTGTCCTGCACATGCAGCAGGTGCTGGATTTTAACAGGCTTTATGAAAAAGATCTTGTACGTAAACCTTCCGGCAAGGGCGGGCAGGGACTCAGTCTGGTTCGGGCCTTTGAAACCGAGGACGAAAAACGGGTCAAGGTAGTCATTACCGCAAAAGATCAGGATTATCTTTTTGTGGCTCAGAGCGGGGTGTTGACCCTGCATTCGGTGAATATCCTTTCTGCTGAAATCTTTTCATGGTCCGACGGCACAGCGGTGAATATTTTCATTGTGGAAACCCCTTCATATAGTGCTCCCGCCGACATCTGGGCCAGAGTAGAGAGGTCCATCATGTATGCTTTAACCGGTAGGCTCGCGCTTGATTACCGGCTGCATAAAAAACGCAATTCCGTTTTGACCTGTCCTCTTCCCGGCCGTGTTCCCACCCGTATAAATATCGATAACGAGTCCAGCGAAGAGTGTACCCTTATCGAGGTCATTACGCAGGATCGTGCCGGAATACTTTACGATATGGCCTTATTCTTTTCACGTATGAATATTAATTTGCGCATGGCCCGTATTTCAACCACCGGCCAGTCTGTGTTTGATGTCTTTCATGTTGAAGGTCCGGGAGGGGGCCGTATTGAAGATGAAATACACCTGAAAGAGCTTAGTGACGCTCTGGAGTATACCCTCACCGGCAACGGTTAAGGTTTAAGCTGCTGTTTTTGGAGTTATTTTCAAGACTAAAATTTAAAGGAGTTGTTATGTCTGGCAGGATTATCGTTCATGTTGTTTTAAATGTTCTGGTTCTGCTGGGGCTTTGCGTTGCTTTTGTTTTTGTGCCGGAAACTTTTATCGGAAAGAGTCTGCTCCCTCTGCTGGCTCTTTTCGGCGCAGCAGTGATTGTGGTCGGTGTGTCCGGATTCCTGCTTGCGGTCAAGGTCAAGGACAGCTGGAATAAGGTCAATCGCTGGATGGGCGGCCTTGTTTCCGGTTCGGGAATTGATTTAGATATTTCTTCAGATATGTTGCCTTCCGCAGTTGTCCTGCAGGATCATATTCACGATCTGGCCGTTAAACTTGATGAAGCTGATAAGCAGTGCAAAGTTGAAATTTCACGTCAGCTTGATGCTTATAAAATGGCAGAAAAAGCACGCGCGCAAGGCGAACAGGCCCGCAGTAAGGGGCTTCTTTCCGCAGCCGGCACCCTTGAAAGTGCAGTGGAGGGAATCCGTACCAGCTCCAACATGCTGGGGGAGTCTTCTGCCCGGGCCAGCGAAGGAGCGGAGAAGCAGCTTCAATACATATCTTCAGTAGTCACCTCCATGGAACAGATTGATGTCTCCATCAAACATTCAGTCGATCAGGCCGAATCCGCTGCGGTGGACGCAGAATCTGCTGCAGACCGGGCCCGCTCAGGTGAAACAGTACTGGATGAGACCATTGATTCCATCAAAACGGTCATGAATAATACCAATGAATTGAACGGACGTGTGGAGGCTCTCGGTAAACAGGCTGAATCCATCGGCAGTATCATGTCCGTAATTTCCGATATCGCCGACCAGACCAACCTGTTGGCGCTGAATGCGGCTATTGAGGCCGCCCGCGCTGGTGATGCCGGGCGCGGATTTGCCGTTGTCGCTGATGAAGTACGGAACCTTGCGGAAAAAACCATGGATGCCACTCGTGATGTCGGTACCGAAATCGGCAGAATTCAGGAACATGTGGAAATGACCGTTGCCGGGGTCAACCACATTAACGATCTGGCCGGTAATGCCTCAGGGCTGGCCAGCAGTTCCGGAGAAGCACTAGGTGAGATTGTGAATCTGGCCGAGAAGAGCTCTCACAGGGTGCGGCTTGTTGCCGAGGAAATCGCACAGCAGGCCGAGGCCAGTAATAATGTGCGCGATGCTGTTACCGAAGTCCATTCCATTTCAAATGAAACCGGAGAAGCCATGACCGGGGCTGGTGAAGCTGTTTCCGTTCTTGGTGGACGCGTTGCGGACCTTGATGATATGATCGGTGTGTTCAAACTGATCGGTAACGGTAAGGTGCAGGAGGTGATTGATTCGCTTGCCAAATCTTCCGATGTGCGCTCCATGAATAGGGGATTGCAGGAAAGGGCGATGCACGCTGCTTTGAGGAACAACAGCTTTCTTGAACTGCTTTATATCACCGACCATAAAGGAATCCAGACAGTAAGTAACATCAGCGGTCAGTGGCAGAGCTTTTCTGAAGACTCTTCCGCTTGCGGAAAAAACTGGTCCGACCGGGAGTGGTTCAGCGCAGTTATTGAAGATCAAACACTGTATGTGTCTGATGTTTATGAGTCTTCCGCTACAGGTGAAAATTGTATCACTGTATCCGGGCCGTTTTTTGATTCCAAAGGCAAGGCCCTTGGCGTTATCGCCGCTGATGTGAAGGTGAATGGATAAATATTTTAGAAGGGCTCATTTTCTTGCCAAATCAGCAATATTTATCTAAGTGATCCTTGCTGCCAAACTAACTGTCAGGGTGTTTTATCGCCCTCAGGTCATATCAGTTCAATCCGAAGAGGAATTATTTCATGAAAATACTTGTCGTAGGTTCAGGCGGAAGAGAACACGCTCTGGCTTGGAAAATTAACCAGAGTCCCAAGGTTTCTGAAATTTTTATCGCACCGGGTAACGGCGGGACCCGGCTTGAAGGGACCAACGTTCCCATCAAAGATGACGACCTGCCCGGACTGGTCAATTTTGCCAAGGAAAATAAAATTGATCTCGTAATTGCCGGACCGGAGCTGCCTCTTGTGCTGGGAATCAAAGAAGCTCTAGCCAAAGAAAATATCCCCTGTTTCGGTCCCGGAGCCTATGCCGCCAATCTTGAAGGCAGCAAAGCTTTTTCCAAGATAACCATGCGTGATGCCGGCGTACCTACCGCTCCTTTTCAGGTCTTTGATGAATTTGAACAGGCCAAGAGATTTGTAGAGGAAAAGGGAGCTCCCATCGTGGTTAAGGCTGACGGTCTTGCCGCGGGTAAGGGGGTTGTTGTGGCTTCAACCGTTGAAGAGGCAGTCGAAGCCCTTGACGATATGATGGTCAAAAGCGTCTTCGGTACTGCCGGGGAACGTGTGGTGGTAGAAGAAGCCCTAAAGGGTGAAGAAGCCTCCTTCCTCGCTTTCTGCGCCGGAGAAGATTATGCCCTGCTGCCTTCAGCACAGGATCACAAGGCTGTCGGTGAAGGAGATACCGGACCCAATACCGGCGGTATGGGTGCCTATAGCCCGGCCCCGATCCTTCCCCGTGAGAAGTACGCTGAAACCGCAGAACTGGTGATCAAACCGATCCTCAAACTGCTTGCCGAGCGCGGCGAGCCTTTCACCGGAATTCTGTATGCCGGACTCATGTATACTGAAAACGGTCCTTCCGTTCTTGAATATAATGTCCGTTTCGGCGATCCCGAATGTCAGCCGCTCTTGATGCGTCTGGATTGTGATCTGCTTGAAATTATGCTGGCATGTGTTGAGAATCGTCTTCCTGAAGTGGAAGTGAAACTTAAGGATGAGACTTCTCTTTGCGTTGTCATGGCAGCCGGAGGTTATCCCGGCGCTTACGGAAAGGGAGAGGAAATTACCGGTTTTGAGGACGCTGAGAAGATTGAAGGTGTTAAAGTATTTCAGGCCGGGACAAAATATGAAGATGGTAAAACATTAACCAGCGGCGGACGTGTGCTGGGTGTTACCGCTCTGGGGGCGGATCTCGGAGCAGCTCAGAAGAAGGCTTACGAAGCAGTGGCTCACCTCTCTTTTAATAAAGCCTATTTTCGTCGCGACATAGGTGACAAGGGTCTTAAAAAATGAGTGCAAAAGTAGCTATTTTTATGGGGTCCATTTCGGATAAGGACACAATGCAGCCTTGTTCCGATCTGTTGACCAAGCTTGGTATCCCCCATGTTTTCACAGTGTCCTCTGCCCATCGTACTCCGGAAAGGACTGCGAATCTGGTTATGGAGCTGGAAGAAAACGGCTGTGAAATCTTTATATGTGCCGCAGGGCTTGCCGCGCATCTTGCTGGCGCTGTGGCCGCTAAGACCATCCGCCCTGTGCTGGGTGTGCCCATCTGCGGTTCCGCTCTTGGCGGTATGGACGCATTGCTGGCAACCGTGCAGATGCCTCCGGGATTTCCTGTTGGAACTGTCGCTCTTGATAAAGTCGGCGCTAAGAACTCCGCATGGATGGCCGCTCAGATTCTGGCTCTTCATGACGAAGATCTGGCCGAAAAGATCAGGGAAGCACGTCAGGGATTTATTGAATCCGTAGAAAAAGCTGCTGCTGAGCTTGAAGGCTAGCTGTCTGATTATGAATTGATATCAAATGGCCGTACCTGATATTTGTCGGGTACGGCCTTATTCTTTTAAGGGAGTGGGCATATGTCCTTTGAATTCTGGTCTGTTTACGTCATAACAGTTTTTCTGGCTTCCATAATTCCGGGACCGAGTATGATTCTGGCTTTGAGCCATGGAATTAAATATGGAGCCAAGCGCACACTTTATACTGCCTTGGGAAATTCTGCCGCCTCATTTTTGCAGGCCGTAGTTTCCATCGCCGGACTCGGAGCTTTACTTGTCGCGTCTAATACAGCTTTCATGCTGGTTAAGTTCGCCGGGGCTGCTTATCTGGTTTGGCTTGGTCTCATGGTTCTTTTCTCCGGTGAGATGAGCTTAGAAGATGATAATGCAGATGCAGGCAGGAACGTCTCAAACAAGAAACTTTTTCTTCAAGGGTTCTGGGTGGCGGCTGGTAACCCCAAGGCAATCATTTTTTTCAGCGCCTTGTTCCCTCAGTTTATCAGCAGCGGACAGGCTTCCGTACAGCATTTTGCTATGCTTTTGATTTTGCTTACCGCCATCGCTTTCGGGTGCATGATGATTTATGCCTGCGGGGGTGAAAAAGTGAAGGGAATTATTAAGGAAACTGCGGTTTGCAAATGTATTAATAAAGTTTTGGGAGCAACTTTCGTGGGGTTGGGAGTGACTCTGGCCTGTTCGAGGCGATAGTTTTCAGAGCGAGAATAGTACTAAGCAAGCATTACGCGCACAGTGTTCAGAAAATCATCCTGAGTGAACGGTTTGACTAGCGCTTCGTTAGCCCCGAGGGCTTTAGCCTGCTTCAAATATTCCAGCCCGGTGAATTCGCCGCCGCCGGAGATTACCAGAATTTTACAGTCCTTTTGTTTCTGCTTTATTTCAAGGATGGTTTGTATCCCGTCCATGTTGGGCATGAAAATATCGATGATGACCAGATCGACGGAAGTGCCATTGAACAATGACAAGCCTTCCTCGCCGTCGGATGCGGTCAGTGCTGAAACCTCTTCTTTTCTGAGGTAGTGCTTGAGGAGCTCAAGCATTCTGGGGTCGTCATCGACAATAAGGATTGTTTTCATTTTTCTGTAATATTTGAATAAAAAGTTTATTATGCCTACTCTATTGAAGTTTAAAACGGAAGAGGTGTATATGTTACAATGCTAATAACTCGGGTGCCGCTATGACATTATATCTTTAATGGCATCAGGTAGAAGTTTTATAGCTATGCCGATTTCCCTTTCCAGTTCCGGGAGAAGCTCACGGCTGGTTGCGTAGTCTCCCAGCGCAGCCGCTTTTTCTATAGATTGGCTCAATGCCTGAGCTTTAATCGCTCCTACTGCACCACATTCTCCTTTTAAGGTGTGTGAATCTTTAGAGGCTTCTTTAAGTTTCTTCAGGTCGATATTTTTATTGATTTCGGCAAGATGTTTTACCGCTTCCTCTTCGAAAATGGAGATGGCTTCTGCCAGTAATTCACTATCGCCTGAAAATCTGTCCAGAGCACTTTGCAGGTCAAAATGCCCGTTTTTCTCAATTAAATTCATATCCTTCTCCAAGTGGCAGAACTGGCAGAAAGCAGTCCTGTGCGGCTTTTTCTGCAGAATTATTATTTATTTTATCTTAAGCGCGCACAGGCAGCAACATTGTTTTTTAAATATTTAAAAGCCCCGGTTGCCAAGGCTTCCGGGGCTTTTAAAGTTAAGTAGACCGTGGTTTAATCTTTCTTTTCCAATTCGGCATACCATCCGCCGGCCTTGGTCAGCAGACTCTGGATTCGGCCCACAAGTGCGTGGGGATCGTTCAGGTAGCCTTCAAGAAGCAGCGCTGATTCGAGCAGTTGGTTGGATGAAAGGGCGATGAACTCGTCCTCGGGATTTACCTTGAAAATCTCAAGCATGGAACGCAGAAGCGGATGATCGGCATTCACTTCCATGGTTTTGGTGGGGATGGAGCTATCCTTGTTCATGGCTTTCATGATTTTTTCCATAGAAGAAGTCATGGCTCCGTCAGGATTTACCAGTCGACAGGGAGAATCAGAAAGTCTTTCGGAAACTTTCACTTCTGCGACCTGTTCGCCCAGAACTTCCTTCATCTTGGCGATG is a window of Maridesulfovibrio sp. DNA encoding:
- a CDS encoding P-II family nitrogen regulator, with protein sequence MKKIEVIVRPFKVDDVKDAIAALGLKGMTVTDVKGFGRQGGHKEVYRGAEYQVDFIAKTKVEIVVDAERVPEVIEAVSEAAKTGKVGDGKIFVIPVEEVVRIRTGETGPEAI
- a CDS encoding HD domain-containing protein, translated to MNAETIPGLSAELSVDRLLAGREILLAACSKSMPRDYPQQLCGLVDDYFRARIEEAVSEGILFSHDDLSIVAVGGYGRGQLAPFSDIDVLILTDLTAQEDLEDLASFLFHPLWDLKFDVGHGVRTVEQNLDLAKSDFKVLASLLDLRFIAGREEPFRRLVNEFRSGVLPVVGESFCSILWENRSKTGKGMDSVVLEPDLKNGWGTLRDVQFIRWCADIKGDYSPLNQTDLVDLCKDEALLMQARSAVHLLRKRKQDKLILDILPEAASLCGVKGYDPAKRGNQLLTSIHKAMIRVRSMGDALYRESFDADSRSFIDHQGIAGLKAGLEVFGIKSRTGAPLTREARRAVSTISSSEGINLTRALKMVIDIFKGESGWRASVEMLDSGVFKSFLPEFSKVAELVPYDGYHQYPPGRHSLLTVHKCCDIFRDEFSAGGKCISAADFDALILGAFLHDIGKGKRNHSERGAEITADILARTDFPDLFKEDVIFLVREHLLLVRSSRSIDLSSAEALQKIAERIGSLRKLRMLFILSMADSMATGPRVWNSWSESLLREIYSGLELELSDDPFIDVAPAAQLSESIRRVRECAQGEMDSSVAESLIDCMPERYLAVEDPDEIVLHMQQVLDFNRLYEKDLVRKPSGKGGQGLSLVRAFETEDEKRVKVVITAKDQDYLFVAQSGVLTLHSVNILSAEIFSWSDGTAVNIFIVETPSYSAPADIWARVERSIMYALTGRLALDYRLHKKRNSVLTCPLPGRVPTRINIDNESSEECTLIEVITQDRAGILYDMALFFSRMNINLRMARISTTGQSVFDVFHVEGPGGGRIEDEIHLKELSDALEYTLTGNG
- a CDS encoding methyl-accepting chemotaxis protein, with translation MSGRIIVHVVLNVLVLLGLCVAFVFVPETFIGKSLLPLLALFGAAVIVVGVSGFLLAVKVKDSWNKVNRWMGGLVSGSGIDLDISSDMLPSAVVLQDHIHDLAVKLDEADKQCKVEISRQLDAYKMAEKARAQGEQARSKGLLSAAGTLESAVEGIRTSSNMLGESSARASEGAEKQLQYISSVVTSMEQIDVSIKHSVDQAESAAVDAESAADRARSGETVLDETIDSIKTVMNNTNELNGRVEALGKQAESIGSIMSVISDIADQTNLLALNAAIEAARAGDAGRGFAVVADEVRNLAEKTMDATRDVGTEIGRIQEHVEMTVAGVNHINDLAGNASGLASSSGEALGEIVNLAEKSSHRVRLVAEEIAQQAEASNNVRDAVTEVHSISNETGEAMTGAGEAVSVLGGRVADLDDMIGVFKLIGNGKVQEVIDSLAKSSDVRSMNRGLQERAMHAALRNNSFLELLYITDHKGIQTVSNISGQWQSFSEDSSACGKNWSDREWFSAVIEDQTLYVSDVYESSATGENCITVSGPFFDSKGKALGVIAADVKVNG
- the purD gene encoding phosphoribosylamine--glycine ligase gives rise to the protein MKILVVGSGGREHALAWKINQSPKVSEIFIAPGNGGTRLEGTNVPIKDDDLPGLVNFAKENKIDLVIAGPELPLVLGIKEALAKENIPCFGPGAYAANLEGSKAFSKITMRDAGVPTAPFQVFDEFEQAKRFVEEKGAPIVVKADGLAAGKGVVVASTVEEAVEALDDMMVKSVFGTAGERVVVEEALKGEEASFLAFCAGEDYALLPSAQDHKAVGEGDTGPNTGGMGAYSPAPILPREKYAETAELVIKPILKLLAERGEPFTGILYAGLMYTENGPSVLEYNVRFGDPECQPLLMRLDCDLLEIMLACVENRLPEVEVKLKDETSLCVVMAAGGYPGAYGKGEEITGFEDAEKIEGVKVFQAGTKYEDGKTLTSGGRVLGVTALGADLGAAQKKAYEAVAHLSFNKAYFRRDIGDKGLKK
- the purE gene encoding 5-(carboxyamino)imidazole ribonucleotide mutase: MSAKVAIFMGSISDKDTMQPCSDLLTKLGIPHVFTVSSAHRTPERTANLVMELEENGCEIFICAAGLAAHLAGAVAAKTIRPVLGVPICGSALGGMDALLATVQMPPGFPVGTVALDKVGAKNSAWMAAQILALHDEDLAEKIREARQGFIESVEKAAAELEG
- a CDS encoding LysE family translocator, with product MSFEFWSVYVITVFLASIIPGPSMILALSHGIKYGAKRTLYTALGNSAASFLQAVVSIAGLGALLVASNTAFMLVKFAGAAYLVWLGLMVLFSGEMSLEDDNADAGRNVSNKKLFLQGFWVAAGNPKAIIFFSALFPQFISSGQASVQHFAMLLILLTAIAFGCMMIYACGGEKVKGIIKETAVCKCINKVLGATFVGLGVTLACSRR
- a CDS encoding response regulator — translated: MKTILIVDDDPRMLELLKHYLRKEEVSALTASDGEEGLSLFNGTSVDLVIIDIFMPNMDGIQTILEIKQKQKDCKILVISGGGEFTGLEYLKQAKALGANEALVKPFTQDDFLNTVRVMLA
- a CDS encoding Hpt domain-containing protein, whose product is MNLIEKNGHFDLQSALDRFSGDSELLAEAISIFEEEAVKHLAEINKNIDLKKLKEASKDSHTLKGECGAVGAIKAQALSQSIEKAAALGDYATSRELLPELEREIGIAIKLLPDAIKDIMS